Proteins found in one Fulvitalea axinellae genomic segment:
- a CDS encoding PspA/IM30 family protein — MNIFKRLFKIGEANAHSAIDSLEDPIKLTEQGIRDMKKDLDASLHSLAEVKAMAIRSRNEHQSYLNKVKDYESKAVALLNRAERGDMSVDEADRLASQALVKKKENEEHAQRSQADRERFDKSVAQLEANVRELRHNISKWENELKTLRARVKVSTATKKLNKQLAQIDSSSTVAMLERMKDKAAQEEALAESYGEIANESKSVDDEIDKALKDSPASQASDDLAALKARLNRNKGTDL, encoded by the coding sequence ATGAACATCTTCAAGAGACTTTTCAAGATAGGCGAAGCCAATGCCCATTCCGCAATCGACAGTTTGGAAGACCCGATAAAACTCACCGAGCAGGGAATCCGCGACATGAAGAAAGACCTTGACGCCAGCCTTCATTCGTTGGCCGAGGTTAAGGCTATGGCGATCCGTTCGCGCAATGAGCACCAGAGTTACCTGAACAAAGTAAAAGACTACGAAAGCAAAGCCGTGGCTTTGTTGAACCGCGCTGAGCGGGGTGATATGAGCGTGGACGAGGCTGATCGTTTGGCTTCTCAGGCTTTGGTCAAGAAGAAAGAGAACGAAGAGCACGCCCAGCGTTCGCAAGCCGACCGCGAGCGTTTTGACAAGTCGGTAGCCCAGCTTGAGGCGAATGTGCGCGAGTTGCGTCACAACATCAGCAAGTGGGAAAACGAGCTTAAGACTCTCCGCGCTCGTGTGAAAGTGAGTACTGCCACCAAAAAACTCAACAAGCAATTGGCACAGATCGATTCATCTAGCACAGTGGCGATGTTGGAGCGTATGAAAGACAAGGCGGCCCAAGAGGAAGCTTTGGCGGAGTCTTACGGAGAAATTGCCAACGAGAGCAAGTCCGTTGACGACGAGATTGACAAGGCGCTCAAGGACTCGCCGGCCAGCCAGGCTTCTGACGATTTGGCGGCTTTGAAAGCCCGTCTGAACCGTAATAAAGGGACTGACCTCTAA
- a CDS encoding DUF4178 domain-containing protein: MGLFDFFKKKEEEPSYDPTNLKLIDLREGFILDYDMQSWEVVKAFEYDWGNDYFTLELRLDNGTDSLHLAVDDNDGMELTLTKDVKVRHLDEDLPEYIVEHETAPKKLVYEGTVYYLDEESAGYCKEITAPDNAWQELINWDYYDKTEKKHLSVTQWGDREFECAVGRVAKEFEFSNIIPGKG, translated from the coding sequence ATGGGTCTGTTTGATTTCTTTAAGAAAAAAGAGGAAGAGCCGTCTTATGATCCCACCAATCTGAAATTGATCGATTTGCGGGAAGGTTTCATCCTTGATTACGATATGCAGTCTTGGGAAGTGGTCAAGGCGTTTGAATACGATTGGGGAAATGATTATTTCACTTTGGAGCTTCGTCTGGACAACGGAACGGACAGCCTGCACTTGGCCGTAGACGATAACGACGGCATGGAACTGACTTTGACCAAAGATGTGAAAGTCCGCCACCTTGACGAAGACTTGCCCGAATATATAGTCGAGCACGAGACGGCGCCCAAGAAGCTGGTTTACGAAGGGACAGTTTATTATCTTGACGAGGAAAGCGCCGGGTATTGCAAAGAGATTACGGCTCCTGACAACGCTTGGCAGGAATTGATTAACTGGGATTATTACGATAAGACGGAGAAAAAGCACCTGTCCGTTACGCAGTGGGGAGACCGGGAGTTTGAATGCGCCGTAGGTCGGGTGGCCAAGGAGTTCGAATTTTCGAATATCATACCCGGAAAGGGTTAA
- a CDS encoding DUF350 domain-containing protein — translation MGFTDLLNGVFGTLVYTLAGIALIVIGKLAYQVFNPGVNVKDELVEKDNLAFAVAHMGYFVGLLISIGSVLTGPSDGLLIDIINIGIYGLLSILLLNLAIIINDKLILRKFDIKKEIITDRNVGSGAAEAGAAIATGLVICGSLYGEGTIWTALVFWVVGQAVLIATSFLYNAMLPYDIHDHIEKDNVAVGVGFAGALIALGNLIRNGLVSDFTDWSESAIYLGFDVVVGLLMLPIARWGTDKILLPGRRLTDEIVNQDKPNVGAAILEAFSYIGGSVLICWALA, via the coding sequence ATGGGTTTTACAGATCTTTTGAATGGCGTGTTCGGGACGTTAGTGTATACTCTAGCGGGAATAGCGCTTATCGTAATCGGAAAGTTGGCTTATCAGGTTTTTAATCCGGGCGTGAATGTCAAGGACGAACTGGTGGAGAAAGACAACTTGGCTTTTGCCGTGGCGCATATGGGTTACTTTGTCGGTTTGCTGATTTCGATCGGAAGCGTATTGACAGGTCCTTCGGACGGTTTGCTGATCGACATTATCAACATCGGCATATATGGCTTGCTTTCGATATTGTTGCTGAACTTGGCGATCATTATCAACGACAAACTGATTTTACGCAAGTTCGATATCAAGAAAGAGATTATCACGGACCGCAACGTAGGTTCCGGTGCCGCTGAGGCCGGCGCCGCTATCGCTACCGGTTTAGTAATCTGCGGATCGCTTTACGGCGAGGGTACCATTTGGACCGCTTTGGTTTTCTGGGTCGTTGGTCAAGCAGTATTGATAGCGACCAGTTTCTTGTATAACGCTATGTTGCCGTACGATATCCATGATCATATTGAAAAAGATAACGTGGCCGTAGGCGTGGGTTTTGCCGGAGCGTTGATCGCTTTGGGTAACCTGATCCGCAACGGTTTGGTGTCTGATTTCACTGATTGGAGCGAAAGCGCCATATACCTTGGCTTTGACGTGGTGGTTGGTTTGCTGATGTTGCCGATAGCGCGTTGGGGTACGGACAAGATTCTTTTGCCTGGCCGTCGTCTGACTGACGAGATTGTTAACCAAGACAAGCCGAACGTGGGCGCCGCTATTTTGGAGGCCTTTTCGTATATCGGTGGTTCGGTATTGATCTGTTGGGCACTGGCCTAA
- a CDS encoding polyamine aminopropyltransferase has protein sequence MRLRSNILKLCLLATGLAGVVAEYTLSTLATYFLGDSVFQFTMIVSIMLFSMGLGSRVSRFVKGDLLWAFVYIELGLSLTCSFVSILTYMSAAYSGYAGWVIYSLSVLVGGLVGMEIPIVIRLNDRFEELKVNVSAVMEKDYYGSLLGGVFFAFVGLPHLGLTYTPFILGSVNLLVAMTLLWSLWEKIEKEGRLRLGSASLGVATLIIFGAFNAKTITNHGEERRYKDHVVFSEQTPYQRIVMTESKDGFWLFINGNQQLSSLDEERYHEPLVHPALTLVGNPSEVLVFGGGDGCAVREILKYPSVKEVTVVDLDPAMTDLAKEHPLLSNLNGGALEDPRVKVKNVDGFTFLEKDKGYYDAVIIDLPDPKTVELGRLYSYEFYRMCANRMRPHGVVITQAGSPYYATEAFDCINKTMTEAGFSTAKLHNQVLTLGEWGWVLGTKKGSEKELLLRLRKLDFSNVKTQWINGEAMTLMTSFGKDIFRQEKEVGVNRIHDPILYRYYANGRWDMY, from the coding sequence ATGAGATTAAGGTCAAATATTCTGAAACTCTGTCTTTTGGCGACAGGGCTGGCGGGTGTCGTAGCGGAGTATACGCTATCGACACTCGCTACTTATTTTCTGGGCGATTCGGTTTTCCAGTTCACGATGATCGTCTCGATCATGCTTTTTTCGATGGGCTTGGGCAGTCGTGTCAGCCGTTTTGTCAAGGGCGATTTGCTCTGGGCGTTTGTCTATATCGAGTTGGGGCTTTCCCTGACTTGCTCTTTCGTTTCCATTCTTACGTATATGTCGGCGGCGTACTCCGGTTATGCCGGCTGGGTTATCTATTCGCTGAGCGTTTTGGTGGGCGGGCTTGTAGGGATGGAAATCCCGATCGTAATACGCCTGAACGACCGCTTTGAGGAATTGAAAGTAAACGTCTCGGCGGTCATGGAGAAGGACTATTACGGTAGCCTTTTGGGCGGAGTTTTTTTCGCTTTTGTCGGTTTGCCACATTTGGGACTTACCTACACGCCTTTTATTTTGGGAAGCGTAAACCTCTTGGTGGCGATGACACTGTTGTGGTCTCTTTGGGAAAAAATAGAGAAGGAGGGACGTCTTCGGTTAGGTTCGGCGTCATTGGGTGTTGCGACTCTGATTATTTTTGGTGCTTTTAACGCAAAAACGATTACGAATCATGGCGAGGAACGGCGCTATAAGGACCATGTGGTTTTTTCGGAACAAACGCCTTATCAGCGAATCGTAATGACGGAGTCGAAAGACGGTTTTTGGCTTTTCATCAACGGAAATCAACAGCTGAGCTCACTGGATGAGGAACGCTATCACGAACCTCTGGTACATCCGGCCTTGACATTGGTCGGTAATCCGTCCGAGGTATTGGTGTTTGGTGGAGGCGACGGTTGCGCTGTCCGCGAAATCCTGAAATACCCTTCGGTAAAAGAAGTGACTGTGGTGGATCTGGATCCCGCCATGACGGATCTGGCGAAGGAACACCCGTTGCTTTCAAACCTGAACGGTGGCGCTTTGGAAGACCCGAGGGTGAAGGTGAAAAACGTTGACGGTTTTACTTTTTTGGAAAAGGACAAAGGCTATTACGATGCGGTGATTATTGACCTTCCCGATCCTAAGACCGTGGAATTGGGGCGCTTGTACAGCTATGAGTTTTACCGGATGTGCGCAAACCGGATGCGTCCGCACGGTGTGGTGATTACGCAGGCTGGAAGCCCGTATTACGCAACGGAGGCGTTTGATTGTATTAACAAAACAATGACAGAGGCCGGATTTTCCACGGCCAAATTACATAATCAGGTTTTGACTTTGGGAGAGTGGGGTTGGGTTTTGGGAACCAAAAAAGGTTCGGAAAAGGAATTGCTGTTGCGACTGCGAAAACTTGATTTTTCAAACGTGAAAACGCAGTGGATCAATGGTGAGGCCATGACGCTGATGACCAGCTTTGGGAAAGATATTTTCCGGCAGGAGAAAGAAGTGGGCGTTAACCGAATTCACGATCCGATTTTGTATCGTTATTACGCAAACGGACGTTGGGACATGTATTGA
- a CDS encoding WG repeat-containing protein, translating into MSATLFSRLLAITLIIFLHGKSFAQDFHDKTSEFGVLGPKHLAVIEKYGKKGIVNIDGKTVLRPFYDEIGSFGELGVDHLAIVKKDGMFGLINLDGKVILHPYYSKVFPFGKSGAQHLAVVERRGKKGVVDLDGKIVIHPFYDKIGRFGDLGVENLALVVKSRKQGLANLDGKITVHPLYDEISKFKQHGQNRLLALVRRNGKYGMIDTEGNIIAQPVHNEPKDIRIINVQFEKKKTLKDRLNKMF; encoded by the coding sequence ATGAGCGCAACACTCTTTTCAAGGCTACTGGCCATTACGCTGATCATTTTTCTGCACGGGAAGTCCTTTGCCCAAGATTTTCATGACAAGACAAGCGAGTTCGGCGTTCTCGGCCCGAAACACTTGGCTGTAATCGAAAAATACGGAAAGAAAGGCATCGTGAATATCGACGGAAAAACCGTGTTGCGTCCTTTTTACGATGAAATCGGCTCGTTTGGCGAACTTGGCGTAGACCATCTCGCCATCGTGAAAAAAGACGGTATGTTCGGCCTGATTAATCTGGACGGAAAAGTTATCCTCCACCCTTATTACTCAAAGGTTTTTCCTTTTGGCAAAAGCGGAGCCCAACACTTGGCCGTAGTGGAACGCCGAGGAAAGAAAGGGGTCGTAGACCTCGACGGGAAAATCGTCATCCATCCTTTTTACGATAAAATTGGCCGTTTCGGAGACCTCGGAGTGGAGAATTTGGCTTTAGTGGTCAAAAGCAGAAAGCAAGGCTTAGCAAATCTTGACGGAAAAATCACGGTACACCCGCTTTACGACGAGATCTCAAAGTTTAAGCAACACGGGCAAAACCGACTCTTGGCGCTTGTCCGCAGAAACGGAAAATACGGGATGATCGATACGGAGGGCAATATCATCGCCCAACCGGTCCACAACGAACCTAAAGACATTAGGATTATCAACGTACAATTCGAGAAGAAAAAAACGTTGAAGGACCGCCTGAACAAGATGTTCTAA
- a CDS encoding outer membrane beta-barrel protein, protein MKLASRTILAIVLLLTSFGAMAQTAGPAPRDTLTVELADKSKIIIVTNENTDLSALSSYDFNKMIEDVLDAKSQEGNDVKIIRIEGFNGETYFTDKGLENEPSYIPPAPVGPQPTLQEEDPDHDIYGNRRGRRRNPFKSFSSTTPIIDFGISNWLQDGSFPNADDSPYSVRSWGSWNIALGLGQDVFLSDDFLFRLGVYVSWYNFKFENDNTRLLKSDDKVIFQPDTDPDRNYDKSKLTVAHFNLRFVPAFRVGRWSNLHIGAGAYGGVKIKSYTRANFKENGYEKNERDYDSFFINNWRYGLRGEIGFDWLIFYAEYDLNPMFYSDKGPELHAASVGLNLFFN, encoded by the coding sequence ATGAAGCTCGCATCACGCACCATACTTGCCATCGTCCTGCTCTTAACGTCATTCGGCGCCATGGCCCAAACTGCCGGCCCCGCCCCGCGCGACACGCTGACCGTAGAATTGGCCGACAAGAGCAAGATTATCATCGTTACAAACGAAAACACCGACCTGTCGGCTCTCAGCTCCTACGATTTCAACAAGATGATCGAGGATGTACTGGACGCCAAAAGCCAGGAAGGGAATGACGTGAAAATCATCAGGATCGAAGGTTTTAACGGCGAAACGTACTTTACGGACAAAGGTCTGGAAAACGAGCCCAGTTACATACCTCCCGCTCCCGTCGGTCCGCAACCGACACTACAAGAGGAGGACCCCGACCATGACATTTACGGCAACCGTCGCGGGCGCAGGCGAAACCCTTTCAAGTCATTCTCGTCCACAACGCCTATCATTGATTTCGGCATCAGCAACTGGTTGCAAGACGGCTCTTTTCCCAACGCCGACGACTCGCCCTACAGCGTTCGCTCTTGGGGATCATGGAATATAGCTTTGGGCTTGGGGCAAGACGTTTTCCTTTCGGACGATTTCCTTTTCCGGCTCGGCGTATACGTCTCTTGGTACAACTTCAAGTTTGAAAACGATAACACGCGTCTCTTAAAAAGCGACGACAAAGTTATATTTCAACCGGATACCGACCCGGACAGAAACTACGACAAAAGTAAACTTACCGTGGCGCACTTCAACCTGCGCTTTGTTCCCGCATTCCGCGTCGGACGCTGGAGCAACCTGCACATCGGGGCGGGCGCATACGGAGGCGTAAAGATAAAAAGCTACACCAGAGCCAATTTCAAAGAAAACGGCTACGAAAAAAACGAGCGGGACTACGACAGCTTCTTCATCAACAACTGGCGCTACGGTCTTCGCGGTGAAATCGGTTTCGACTGGCTCATTTTCTACGCTGAATATGACCTGAACCCGATGTTTTATTCAGACAAAGGTCCGGAATTGCACGCCGCTTCCGTCGGCCTGAACCTGTTTTTCAACTAA
- a CDS encoding sigma-70 family RNA polymerase sigma factor — MLTLTKSVNENDLIEGCRRNDRRCQKGLYEKYAPVMLGVCMRYVSDRAEAETVMLKAFMKAFERIDSFEGRGAFGGWLRRIMVNESLNYLRQNKSLFLETDIDLAEFDETFGYEECKAEADDLLRIINELPSGYKAVFNLYAIEGYSHDEIGEKLGISTGTSKSQLSRARALLKKKLMALDYAVKQVRS; from the coding sequence ATGCTAACGCTAACTAAGTCCGTGAACGAAAACGACCTGATCGAAGGGTGCAGGCGCAACGACCGCAGATGCCAAAAAGGGCTGTACGAAAAGTACGCTCCCGTTATGTTGGGAGTGTGCATGCGCTATGTATCTGACCGGGCCGAGGCGGAAACGGTAATGCTCAAGGCATTTATGAAAGCCTTTGAGCGAATCGACAGCTTCGAGGGCCGGGGTGCTTTCGGCGGTTGGTTGCGGAGGATTATGGTAAACGAGTCATTGAATTACCTGAGGCAGAACAAATCGCTGTTTCTGGAAACGGATATAGACTTGGCCGAATTCGACGAAACCTTCGGCTATGAGGAATGCAAAGCCGAAGCGGACGACCTGCTCCGGATTATAAACGAACTGCCCTCGGGCTACAAGGCGGTGTTTAACCTGTACGCCATCGAGGGATATTCGCACGATGAAATCGGCGAAAAGCTGGGCATCAGTACCGGCACTTCGAAATCGCAACTCAGCAGGGCCCGCGCCTTGCTCAAAAAGAAACTTATGGCCCTTGACTACGCTGTTAAGCAAGTGAGATCATGA
- a CDS encoding sulfatase gives MKKSGVAVTGMAMLPQVLAAKRKQGKRPNLIYVFPDQMRRQAMGFWKKDKYRNLLNGDTDPVHTPSLDKFADESVVFTQVTSTSPICSPHRAMLFSGKYPHKNGVLWNCRADRENQLDPEAECFGDVLKKSGYSCGYIGKYHMDKPEANDPDRPGYYVNGATRPEQRCWDAFTPVELRHGFDYWYSYGTFDVHKNPHYWDSNGKKHEPGIWSPIHEADKAISYINNEENQRDEEKPFFLVVSMNPPHGPYYGLKDTDEDVFNEFYSKEKQPDVDELLNRPNVPADFGKCRKAVRYYMSHVTGVDREFGRIVEAVDKSGKADETIIVFASDHGEMMGSHGKMGKTQLYEEAFGIPFIVRYPEKLKPATSDLLMDTPDIMPSLLGLMGLKDSIPEDVQGADYSKFFLKPKKKGGKPEVALFITHGNGRRGLRTDTHSIMLSDKLEEGITLFDNIKDPYQQTPLDIDKNKKLSDDLLGKLANRLREIEDPWFVDKTRSDVLPYGKV, from the coding sequence TTGAAAAAAAGCGGCGTGGCCGTTACCGGCATGGCTATGCTCCCGCAAGTTTTGGCCGCAAAGCGAAAACAAGGCAAAAGGCCGAATCTTATTTATGTTTTTCCGGACCAGATGCGCCGGCAAGCCATGGGGTTTTGGAAAAAGGACAAGTACCGCAACCTTCTGAATGGCGATACCGACCCGGTACACACACCAAGCCTCGACAAGTTTGCCGACGAGAGTGTGGTGTTTACCCAAGTGACTTCCACTTCGCCTATTTGCAGTCCGCACAGGGCTATGCTCTTCTCCGGGAAGTATCCGCACAAAAACGGCGTGTTGTGGAATTGCCGTGCCGACCGCGAAAACCAACTCGACCCCGAAGCCGAGTGTTTCGGCGATGTGCTTAAGAAGTCGGGCTACAGTTGTGGCTATATCGGCAAGTACCATATGGATAAGCCCGAGGCAAATGATCCTGACAGGCCGGGGTACTATGTAAACGGGGCCACCCGTCCTGAGCAACGTTGTTGGGACGCCTTTACGCCAGTCGAATTGCGCCACGGTTTCGATTATTGGTATTCGTACGGAACTTTTGACGTGCATAAAAACCCGCATTATTGGGACAGTAACGGCAAAAAGCACGAGCCTGGGATTTGGTCGCCGATACACGAAGCGGACAAAGCTATTTCTTATATCAATAATGAGGAAAACCAGCGTGACGAGGAAAAGCCGTTCTTCCTTGTGGTGTCGATGAACCCGCCTCACGGACCTTATTACGGTTTGAAAGATACGGACGAGGATGTGTTCAATGAGTTTTATTCCAAAGAGAAACAGCCTGACGTTGATGAATTACTGAACAGGCCAAATGTACCCGCCGATTTCGGAAAGTGCCGTAAGGCCGTGCGTTATTATATGTCGCACGTGACGGGAGTTGACCGCGAATTCGGACGGATTGTGGAGGCCGTGGACAAAAGCGGAAAGGCCGACGAGACGATCATCGTATTTGCCTCCGACCATGGCGAAATGATGGGAAGCCACGGGAAGATGGGCAAAACCCAGTTGTACGAGGAAGCTTTTGGCATTCCGTTTATCGTGCGTTATCCCGAAAAACTCAAGCCCGCCACTTCCGACTTGTTGATGGACACGCCCGATATTATGCCTTCGCTGTTGGGCTTGATGGGGCTTAAGGACAGTATTCCCGAGGATGTGCAAGGAGCGGATTACTCGAAGTTTTTCCTCAAGCCAAAAAAGAAAGGCGGAAAACCCGAGGTAGCGCTGTTTATCACTCACGGAAACGGCCGGAGAGGTTTGCGGACAGACACGCATTCGATAATGTTGAGCGATAAGCTGGAGGAAGGAATTACGCTGTTCGACAATATCAAAGATCCGTATCAGCAGACTCCGCTTGATATTGATAAAAACAAAAAGCTATCCGATGATCTTTTGGGCAAATTAGCCAATCGCCTTCGTGAAATCGAGGATCCTTGGTTTGTGGATAAAACTCGTAGTGATGTTTTGCCTTATGGTAAAGTATAA
- a CDS encoding coproporphyrinogen-III oxidase family protein: MTKADKKTSASDMTEHFSAMLAPLLDLPPTPGNQRVVYLHTPFCRSHCNYCPFYRHPAGKLKDFAQTTVKMIRALGQRPFVADSPFSVYFFGGGTPTILAPDDMGFLLAELTKNFRPAIGHEFTVESTLTRISPKMLDILKRNHVTRVSIGLQTFDENRRKMLGRPATRQEMVSKIKIARESGLETSLDLMYGIPGQMPEDLAEDVKLATDLGVDNISQYRLQLFDGAPLKKGIERGRISAMPSYDQVMETRLAGAQSALEAGYSHWNVKNFGKTKTTRCEYTLTPHEDRDMIPLGAGAGGQIGPKSIFTLPDADDYREAVRKGLYPVFRTGETATKQRVDRKVKGLLESGEVLLDKLAPDSVSLAYSRLEKLLEKEIVEKKDNAYRLTQGSFLDYERALDFTSSRG, encoded by the coding sequence ATGACCAAGGCCGACAAAAAAACCTCCGCTTCCGATATGACGGAACACTTCAGCGCCATGTTGGCGCCACTGTTGGACCTCCCACCCACACCCGGAAACCAACGGGTAGTATATCTGCACACCCCTTTCTGCCGTTCGCATTGCAACTATTGCCCCTTCTACCGCCACCCGGCCGGCAAGCTCAAGGATTTTGCCCAAACCACTGTAAAAATGATCCGGGCTTTGGGACAAAGGCCGTTTGTGGCCGACAGTCCATTCAGCGTTTACTTCTTTGGCGGAGGCACACCCACCATCCTCGCACCAGATGATATGGGATTCCTGCTGGCCGAACTCACAAAAAATTTTCGCCCCGCCATAGGCCACGAATTTACCGTAGAAAGCACACTGACCCGAATCAGTCCCAAAATGCTTGACATCCTTAAGCGAAATCACGTAACCCGTGTCAGCATAGGCCTGCAAACTTTCGACGAAAACCGACGCAAAATGCTCGGCCGTCCCGCCACTAGGCAAGAAATGGTTTCCAAAATAAAAATTGCCCGGGAATCTGGACTTGAAACCAGTCTGGACCTGATGTACGGAATCCCAGGCCAAATGCCCGAAGACCTGGCCGAGGACGTAAAGTTGGCCACTGATTTGGGAGTGGACAACATCTCGCAATATCGTCTTCAGCTCTTTGACGGCGCACCCTTGAAAAAAGGAATCGAGCGGGGACGTATTTCCGCAATGCCCAGCTACGACCAAGTGATGGAAACGCGCCTTGCGGGAGCTCAAAGCGCACTTGAAGCCGGATATAGCCACTGGAATGTTAAGAACTTCGGAAAAACGAAAACCACCCGTTGCGAATATACTCTCACTCCACATGAGGATCGCGATATGATTCCGCTGGGCGCAGGTGCGGGAGGTCAAATCGGACCTAAATCCATTTTCACCCTTCCAGACGCCGACGATTACCGAGAAGCTGTCCGCAAAGGGCTATACCCTGTGTTCCGCACAGGAGAAACAGCCACAAAACAACGTGTGGACCGCAAGGTAAAGGGCCTGTTGGAGTCTGGGGAAGTGCTTCTTGACAAACTTGCTCCCGACAGCGTATCGCTAGCCTATTCACGCTTGGAAAAGCTACTGGAAAAAGAAATTGTGGAAAAAAAAGACAACGCTTACCGCCTTACTCAAGGCAGTTTTCTGGATTACGAACGGGCCTTAGATTTCACATCGAGTCGTGGCTAA
- a CDS encoding HmuY family protein, with protein sequence MLSKTIILRSIIAMLAISTLWSCSDDDDIDLPDLTASFSTKETSIGADETSATVTVTLSRKADIAGTLNVTLASEKLAYTTQYTTEPSANGSTVALPVSVGATQVTFLVKKTDGALFDGDEVLNMTLASETQGLLLGANTELKLSFGEVLSTGDVTSADMGGKDEGKQAYFDLSANRQWSKEANSWDLMFTNGSDFVVKLNYSNSVRAVSVGKSDFSAITEQDITDAKAKIPGGFSDPITSIDSETGSLDETAVAPISVTATENMVHLLRFPGQEANTFTWKLAKFYRKNGGYVITHKMPEESTTKTLDVPKNADKGDFTHVSIKSNEIVDLVPANWDIAFTRMSVRLNMGGTSIAYEYKDYVIHGSGCSSAIVTLGEGQELDSEFKAFDKTKAEALELSSVQNTIGSQWRSLGMNGASIKTDRFFVLKDASGNYYKLRFISLTNDGGERGYPKFEYRLLQ encoded by the coding sequence ATGTTATCCAAGACCATAATCTTACGTTCCATCATCGCCATGTTGGCGATATCAACCCTTTGGTCATGCAGTGACGATGACGACATCGACCTGCCGGACCTTACCGCCAGTTTCTCAACCAAAGAAACCTCAATTGGCGCGGACGAAACTTCGGCTACCGTAACCGTAACGCTTTCACGCAAAGCCGATATAGCCGGCACCTTGAACGTGACTCTGGCCAGCGAAAAGTTGGCTTATACCACACAATACACTACCGAACCTTCCGCCAACGGCTCAACGGTAGCTCTCCCCGTAAGCGTTGGAGCCACGCAGGTGACTTTCTTGGTCAAGAAAACCGACGGAGCCCTATTCGACGGAGACGAGGTACTTAATATGACCTTAGCTTCCGAAACACAGGGATTGCTTTTGGGAGCAAACACAGAGCTGAAACTTTCATTCGGCGAGGTGCTTTCCACCGGCGATGTCACTTCGGCGGATATGGGAGGTAAAGACGAAGGAAAACAAGCCTACTTCGACCTAAGCGCCAACCGCCAATGGAGCAAAGAAGCCAATTCTTGGGATTTGATGTTCACCAACGGATCCGACTTTGTGGTTAAGCTTAACTATTCCAATTCCGTTAGAGCCGTATCGGTAGGCAAAAGTGATTTCTCCGCTATTACAGAACAAGACATTACCGATGCGAAAGCTAAGATCCCAGGCGGATTCTCTGACCCCATCACTTCCATAGACAGCGAAACCGGCTCCTTGGACGAAACTGCGGTTGCCCCTATTTCGGTAACAGCCACGGAGAACATGGTACACCTACTTCGTTTTCCCGGACAAGAAGCGAATACCTTCACATGGAAATTGGCCAAATTTTACCGTAAAAATGGCGGTTATGTCATCACGCACAAGATGCCTGAAGAAAGCACCACCAAAACACTTGACGTTCCTAAAAACGCTGACAAAGGGGATTTTACTCATGTATCCATCAAGTCAAACGAAATTGTGGACCTTGTACCTGCCAACTGGGACATCGCATTCACCCGCATGTCAGTTCGCCTAAATATGGGAGGAACCTCAATCGCATACGAATACAAAGATTATGTAATTCACGGCAGTGGATGTTCTTCGGCCATAGTAACACTCGGCGAAGGCCAAGAGCTTGATTCAGAATTCAAGGCGTTTGACAAAACTAAAGCGGAAGCCCTTGAATTGTCCAGTGTCCAAAACACTATCGGTAGCCAATGGAGAAGCTTAGGCATGAACGGCGCTTCCATTAAAACCGATCGGTTCTTTGTGCTCAAAGACGCATCCGGAAATTATTACAAACTCCGCTTCATATCGCTCACCAACGACGGTGGCGAACGTGGCTACCCGAAATTTGAATACCGCTTGTTGCAATGA